A stretch of the Actinoalloteichus fjordicus genome encodes the following:
- the cei gene encoding envelope integrity protein Cei yields the protein MAEGSAGSGGRVPRYRRRRPLPALILLAILGVLAGYVWTQVLAQADDIEAATRCNPPSALATEDESEPAPEPGDVRARDALDRTDPLPPEQVRVSVVNASGARNQATLVATELADFGFAQENSPANDPVYPAEDMACYGQIRYGQNSAGMARTLSLAVPCAELVDDGREGQHVDLAVGDRFTEVSPNAHTREIFDVLAGWQMEQTGDGGEQSEGGGEGEVPEVSDELLTAARDVHC from the coding sequence GTGGCTGAGGGCAGCGCTGGTTCTGGTGGACGGGTGCCCAGGTACCGGCGACGGAGACCGCTTCCCGCCCTGATCCTTCTTGCGATCCTGGGCGTGCTGGCGGGCTATGTGTGGACCCAGGTGCTTGCTCAGGCCGATGACATCGAGGCGGCCACTCGGTGCAATCCACCCTCGGCGCTGGCCACCGAGGACGAGTCGGAGCCCGCACCCGAACCCGGTGACGTGCGCGCCAGAGACGCGCTCGATCGCACCGACCCGCTGCCTCCAGAACAGGTTCGCGTCTCGGTCGTCAACGCCAGCGGCGCACGCAATCAGGCGACGCTGGTGGCGACCGAACTGGCCGACTTCGGCTTCGCACAGGAGAACTCGCCCGCGAACGATCCGGTCTATCCGGCGGAGGACATGGCCTGCTACGGCCAGATCCGCTACGGCCAGAACAGTGCAGGCATGGCCAGGACGCTGAGCCTGGCGGTGCCCTGCGCGGAGCTGGTCGACGACGGCCGGGAAGGACAGCACGTGGACCTGGCGGTCGGCGACCGCTTCACCGAGGTGAGCCCCAACGCCCACACCCGGGAGATCTTCGACGTCCTCGCCGGCTGGCAGATGGAGCAGACCGGCGACGGCGGCGAACAGAGCGAGGGCGGGGGCGAGGGCGAGGTGCCCGAGGTCTCCGACGAGCTCCTCACCGCCGCTCGCGAC
- a CDS encoding DUF4193 domain-containing protein gives MATDYDAPRRSEADELAEDSLEELKQRRNEAQSAVVDVDESDSAENFELPGADLSGEELTVKVLPKQADEFTCSRCFLVHHRSRLANQRDGQYVCRDCAF, from the coding sequence ATGGCGACCGACTACGACGCTCCACGACGTAGTGAGGCCGATGAGCTCGCCGAGGACTCGCTCGAAGAGCTGAAGCAACGGCGTAACGAGGCGCAGTCCGCAGTAGTCGACGTCGACGAGTCGGACAGCGCCGAGAACTTCGAGCTGCCAGGCGCAGACCTGTCCGGCGAAGAGCTCACGGTGAAGGTGCTGCCCAAGCAGGCAGACGAGTTCACCTGTTCACGGTGCTTCCTCGTGCACCACCGCAGCAGGCTCGCCAACCAGCGGGACGGCCAGTACGTCTGCCGAGACTGCGCCTTCTGA
- a CDS encoding DUF3093 domain-containing protein, translating into MTDSAGTALSEVAATRDPHDTVESLFRERLSVSWWGWPLPLLGASLLAMQVHMGHPGVRAWLPYAVLVPLAVVGMVWLGRVRVGLDKQVLRVGRAHLPLRFIGEVEIVTKDQKRKALGPELDPAAFVMHRGWVGPMLWVELTDPDDPTPYWLFSVRDPERLQALLVAAQQAQADTLTGSRSGDDSEAADDGTTRRP; encoded by the coding sequence GTGACGGACAGCGCGGGTACGGCCCTCTCCGAGGTCGCGGCGACACGCGACCCCCACGACACGGTTGAATCGCTCTTCCGGGAGCGGCTGAGCGTGAGCTGGTGGGGCTGGCCACTGCCACTGCTCGGCGCGTCGCTGCTGGCGATGCAGGTGCACATGGGCCATCCGGGAGTCCGTGCCTGGCTGCCCTACGCGGTGCTCGTCCCGCTGGCCGTGGTCGGCATGGTGTGGCTCGGCCGCGTTCGGGTGGGGTTGGACAAGCAGGTGCTGCGAGTCGGTCGAGCACACCTGCCGCTGCGCTTCATCGGCGAGGTCGAGATCGTCACCAAGGACCAGAAGCGCAAGGCGCTCGGCCCGGAACTCGATCCGGCGGCGTTCGTGATGCATCGAGGCTGGGTGGGTCCGATGCTCTGGGTGGAGCTGACCGACCCCGACGATCCGACGCCGTACTGGCTGTTCAGCGTCCGGGACCCGGAACGGCTGCAGGCGCTGCTCGTGGCGGCGCAGCAGGCACAGGCGGACACCTTGACCGGCTCGCGGTCCGGCGACGACTCCGAGGCCGCCGATGACGGCACGACGCGACGTCCCTGA
- the dut gene encoding dUTP diphosphatase, with protein MAAVEVLLARVDPDVPVPRYAQPGDAGVDLVTTSDVSLAPGERIVVGTGVSIALPVGFVGLVHPRSGLAARVGLSVVNTPGTIDSGYRGEIRVCLINHDPRHPILLRRLDRIAQLVVQRVEHAVFREVADVAGLPVSERGAGGYGSTGGHALLDVSGPAGIRPETEV; from the coding sequence GTGGCTGCCGTCGAGGTGTTGTTGGCCAGAGTCGATCCCGATGTGCCCGTCCCCCGATACGCGCAGCCCGGTGATGCCGGGGTCGACCTGGTGACGACCAGCGACGTGTCGTTGGCGCCGGGCGAGCGGATCGTGGTCGGCACCGGAGTCTCCATCGCCCTGCCTGTCGGTTTCGTCGGATTAGTTCATCCCCGTTCCGGGCTCGCTGCTCGTGTCGGACTCAGCGTGGTCAACACTCCTGGCACCATTGACTCCGGGTATCGAGGTGAGATCAGGGTGTGCCTGATCAATCACGACCCACGTCACCCGATCCTGCTGCGAAGGCTGGATCGGATCGCGCAACTGGTGGTGCAACGAGTGGAGCACGCGGTGTTCCGTGAGGTCGCCGACGTCGCCGGACTGCCTGTTTCGGAACGAGGCGCAGGCGGTTACGGCTCGACCGGTGGACATGCACTGCTCGACGTGTCGGGGCCTGCCGGCATCCGACCAGAGACGGAGGTTTGA
- a CDS encoding DUF3710 domain-containing protein: MFGWGRRRESRHGRGADETSEEEPDVVESGPFDEHEAPNDELSRLDLGSVRIPVPSGAQLQVELDPSGPVRAVHLVTGMGRLTVSAFAAPRSAGLWGEVKHELAEQLGKDGTRVRKEQGEWSTELIAASPKVTLRFIGVDGPRWLLRGVATGPTDHAPQLARVLYDVVRDTVVVRGTNPMPVRTPLPITLPEQLSRHLEQAKAQQEATARTQQTQIHQEQSGIAQRRQAGR; this comes from the coding sequence ATGTTCGGTTGGGGCCGCCGTCGGGAGTCCAGACATGGCCGAGGTGCCGACGAGACGTCGGAGGAGGAGCCCGACGTCGTCGAGTCGGGTCCCTTCGACGAGCACGAGGCGCCGAATGACGAGTTGAGCCGACTGGATCTCGGCTCGGTCCGGATTCCGGTGCCCAGCGGCGCACAGCTCCAGGTCGAGCTCGATCCGTCCGGACCGGTGCGCGCGGTGCACCTGGTCACCGGGATGGGCAGGCTCACCGTGAGCGCGTTCGCCGCCCCGCGCAGTGCGGGGCTGTGGGGCGAGGTGAAGCACGAGCTGGCCGAGCAGTTGGGCAAGGACGGCACGCGGGTCCGCAAGGAGCAGGGTGAGTGGTCCACCGAACTGATCGCGGCGTCGCCGAAGGTGACCTTGCGGTTCATCGGCGTCGACGGGCCTCGCTGGCTGCTGCGCGGCGTCGCCACCGGCCCGACCGATCACGCTCCGCAGTTGGCTCGAGTCCTGTACGACGTGGTTCGCGACACGGTCGTGGTCCGCGGCACCAACCCGATGCCGGTGCGGACGCCGCTGCCCATCACCCTTCCAGAGCAGCTCTCTCGTCATCTCGAACAGGCCAAGGCTCAGCAGGAGGCGACCGCACGCACCCAGCAGACGCAGATTCATCAAGAGCAGTCCGGTATTGCTCAGCGTAGGCAAGCCGGCCGCTGA
- a CDS encoding OB-fold nucleic acid binding domain-containing protein, with product MTSSRGDGYWRRLVRRFTSDEEQLDADELASRSAASGCRKVGDCCSGEEAAVLGRLRSVALCPTDTTPTLEAELFDGTEGVTLIWLGRRRIPGIEPGRTLRAWGRISERDGQKVLYNPYYELQTSG from the coding sequence ATGACTTCCAGTCGGGGTGACGGCTACTGGCGTCGCCTGGTTCGACGGTTCACCTCCGACGAGGAGCAGCTCGATGCGGACGAACTCGCCAGTCGATCGGCGGCGTCCGGCTGTCGCAAGGTCGGCGACTGCTGCTCTGGTGAGGAGGCGGCCGTCCTCGGTCGACTCAGGTCCGTGGCGCTGTGCCCCACGGACACGACGCCCACGTTGGAGGCCGAACTGTTCGACGGGACGGAGGGCGTGACGCTGATCTGGCTGGGTCGACGCCGCATCCCCGGCATCGAGCCGGGACGAACCCTGCGCGCCTGGGGGCGGATCTCGGAACGAGACGGGCAGAAGGTGCTCTACAACCCCTACTACGAGTTGCAGACGAGCGGATGA
- a CDS encoding DUF3159 domain-containing protein, which translates to MTEPGTQTTHGDDGRARRTYASQDQGEEPPTPTMLEQMGGIPGLLASVIPVIVFVLINSLTSLTPAIWAAVGSAVGIGIWRAVRKQTIQPAVSGIFGVAICAFIAYRTGEARGFFLFGIWASLIYGGAFLISLLVRWPLVGVVWSALNGSGFAWRKVPKARLPYDIATIVWTVFFIARYVVQNQLYDADETGWLGVARIAMGTPLTAIAVLVTIWAVRRSGRILEQTAARQAENEAAAVQGSPAAVVDDAAQNTAADAGRRATPEQ; encoded by the coding sequence ATGACGGAACCCGGAACTCAGACCACGCACGGCGATGACGGCCGAGCACGTAGGACGTACGCGAGCCAGGACCAGGGCGAGGAGCCGCCCACCCCGACGATGCTGGAGCAGATGGGCGGGATTCCAGGCCTTCTCGCCTCGGTCATCCCGGTCATCGTCTTCGTTCTCATCAACTCGCTCACCAGCCTGACGCCTGCGATCTGGGCAGCGGTCGGCTCGGCGGTGGGAATCGGGATCTGGCGGGCCGTCCGTAAGCAGACCATCCAACCCGCCGTGTCGGGCATCTTCGGCGTGGCGATCTGTGCCTTCATCGCCTATCGCACGGGCGAGGCACGGGGATTCTTCCTGTTCGGGATCTGGGCGAGTCTGATCTACGGCGGTGCCTTCCTGATCTCGCTGCTCGTGCGCTGGCCGCTGGTGGGCGTGGTCTGGTCCGCGCTCAACGGCTCCGGCTTCGCCTGGCGGAAGGTGCCCAAGGCCCGCCTGCCCTACGACATCGCCACGATCGTGTGGACCGTCTTCTTCATCGCCCGGTATGTCGTGCAGAACCAGCTCTACGACGCCGACGAGACGGGCTGGCTCGGGGTGGCCCGCATCGCGATGGGCACGCCGCTCACCGCGATCGCGGTCCTGGTCACCATCTGGGCCGTGCGGCGATCCGGTCGAATCCTCGAGCAGACGGCTGCCCGGCAGGCCGAGAACGAGGCGGCGGCCGTGCAGGGGTCCCCGGCGGCGGTCGTCGACGACGCGGCACAGAACACCGCCGCTGATGCAGGACGCCGGGCGACACCGGAGCAGTGA
- a CDS encoding potassium channel family protein — protein sequence MRVAIAGAGAVGRSTAAELVEAGHEVLLIERDAANVLRTGLERANWLVADACELASLEEARLQDYQVVIAATGDDKVNLVVALLAKTEFAVQRVVARVNDPRNEWLFDEGWGVDRAVSTPRIMAAMVEEAVGVGDLVRLLTLRTGQTNLVGVTLPGATPLAGKPVRTLRLPADAALVAILRGSRVIVPQQDDPLEPGDEMLFMATVDVEAQIQEALHITPQGQPAR from the coding sequence ATGCGGGTAGCCATCGCGGGAGCGGGAGCGGTCGGTCGCTCGACCGCAGCCGAACTCGTCGAGGCAGGCCACGAGGTGCTGCTCATCGAGCGTGACGCGGCCAACGTGCTGCGCACCGGCCTGGAGCGGGCGAACTGGCTGGTCGCCGACGCCTGCGAACTGGCCTCGCTGGAGGAGGCTCGCCTCCAGGACTACCAGGTGGTCATCGCCGCGACCGGCGACGACAAGGTCAACCTGGTCGTGGCGCTGCTGGCCAAGACCGAGTTCGCCGTCCAGCGCGTCGTCGCCAGGGTCAATGATCCGCGCAACGAGTGGCTCTTCGACGAGGGCTGGGGCGTCGACCGGGCCGTCTCCACGCCACGCATCATGGCGGCGATGGTGGAGGAGGCGGTCGGAGTCGGCGACCTGGTCCGGCTGCTCACCTTGCGGACGGGTCAGACGAACCTGGTGGGAGTGACACTGCCCGGTGCCACTCCGCTGGCCGGGAAGCCGGTGCGCACCCTGCGTCTGCCTGCCGACGCCGCCCTGGTCGCGATCCTGCGGGGCAGCCGAGTGATCGTCCCGCAGCAGGACGATCCGCTCGAACCCGGCGACGAGATGCTGTTCATGGCCACCGTGGACGTCGAGGCGCAGATCCAGGAGGCGCTGCACATCACCCCGCAGGGTCAGCCTGCGCGCTGA